TAAATGTATAAATCTGATTTCTAAACCTTCCTCATTAAAAATCTGAGCTTGGGAAAAAGCGTCGTCAAATTCTACACCTTTTAATTTCGTTATTATATCTATACTTACAGGGGGACGGCCATAAGAAAAAACATCAGCAACATCCACATCAAGAAATTTTGATTCAGTCATATCAAATAGAGGAAGACCAAATTCTGAAAAGGCCTTGGAAAGCTTTGAATAATTTTCTTTTGTTCTATTCACCCAAATATCCATATCACCCGTAACTCTTCTATAGCCATGTAGTATGACAGCATAACCGCCCACTAAAATATATTCGACATTTTGATGATTCATAGCTTGAATAAAATCCCTGAAATCATCGTTGAAGATGGTGCCCATTAATTATTAAGTTTCCTGCTAGAATGATAACTTCTATCCAATTTCGGCTGGTCAGCCATAGAAAACCCATATGCCTGAGAAATCAGATAATATGCCTGGCGTAAACGCTCTGGATAAGAAATGTTTTTATTGTAGACATTTGCAGCATCTGCTTCTTTAAAGCTCATCATTCTGAATGCGGATCTGTCGAATTTATAATCAGCCATATATAAATTTAAGTAATAAATGTACGAATTATGGAGGAAGATGTCAAGCTATAGGGACGTATAGTAAAATTCGTATATGTTTAATGGATTAGCTGGATATAAATTGAAGTGAAGGGTTCTTACTCCAGGTTTTACAATAAAGGTGCTAACCAATCCTAAGATCCTAATGTCAGGTAGTAGAGTTCTGAGTTGTCACCTATAATATTCCGATTCATTTAATCGATAGCTTAAGTGAATCGCCCTGTTATGAGGTGGCGTAACAATAAGAACTTAACACGATGGAGTTTATAAAATACTCCCGTATTGTGCTCAGAATTTACTGATCAATTATGCCACGCTAAGTAAGATTAGTTTGAGAGACCAATGCGAAGCGGTGATATAACATTGGCAATAAAAACTTAGATGGAATCGAACTTTTTGGGATTCAATATCAACTGTTTATAAAGTAGGCCGTATATGCAAAAACGACAAACCCGCTCTACGAGCGGGTTTGTCGTTTTTGTGCCCAGAACTGGATTCGAACCAGCACACCCTTGCGAGCGCTGCGACCTGAACACAGTGCGTCTACCAATTTCGCCATCTGGGCATCCTTGTTTCCGTGTCAGGGACGCAAATGTATAAACTTCCCCGATATAAAAAAAATATATCTAATCTTTTTACCAGAAACCGCTCTCCAAATAACCTGATTCTTTTCGTAGATTACACAATAACCCCAAAATCCCATGAAAAAAGTACTGTTCTTCCTGTTATGGCTCCAACAGAGCTGGGCACAGTCCACCACTCCTGCCGCATCCGGCAACGCCGACAGCCTTTCCGTCTACAACAGACAACTATCTCCCGCCGAAATGAAGCAGGACCTTCAACTGTTCCTCAATATCCGGAAAAAGGCTAATTCAGGCCTTTATCGCTATCGCACCACAAAAAAGATCGATAGCATCTACAAATGGGCATTCAGAGAAGTACGACAGCCAATGCCTACCCTCGAATTTTTTAAGATCATCCTGCAGCTGACTGATTTCGAAGGCAGCTGCCATAACTATACAGAGCCACACGCTGACCTGGTCAGTTATCTCAACCGGCAACGCGCCTTCTTCCCGTTCGCGCTTAAATACATCGAGGGGAACATGATCTTTAACAGTAAAAATGCGGCGATCCCTGTTGGCTCGAAGATAGTAAGCATCAACGGTATTACCGATAAACAGCTGATGCAGTCTTTCTATAAATACCTGACTGCCGACGGACTGACAATCACAGAAAAGCAATCTGGTAGCGTCAACAGTAGCTACGGCCTGCGATACCTGTATGAATACGGATTAAAGGACAGCTTCACCATTCAGTATATCTCTCCCGGTGGCATACAGGAACAAACGCTGACAGTACCGGCTATTTCACTGGAAGAACGTAAAGCGAATCTCCTCGTCCGTCACAGCGCTCCGGTAGATAGCATCACAGACTATAACGTCCAGCCGAAATACAGTTTCAGGATGATCAATCCGGAAACCGGGCTGTTGAACATCCGGATATTCTCTATGGCGTACGATGCAACAGATCCTGCGTTTCCCATATATGCCAGGTTCCTGGACAGTGTATTCCGTACGTTAGATAGTGGTCACGTCCCGCACCTGGTCATCGATGTGCGTGGGAACCCCGGCGGTAGCGATCCTACCTTTGAAGAGCCAATGATGTATCTCACCGAT
The DNA window shown above is from Chitinophaga agri and carries:
- a CDS encoding DUF6036 family nucleotidyltransferase; this encodes MGTIFNDDFRDFIQAMNHQNVEYILVGGYAVILHGYRRVTGDMDIWVNRTKENYSKLSKAFSEFGLPLFDMTESKFLDVDVADVFSYGRPPVSIDIITKLKGVEFDDAFSQAQIFNEEGLEIRFIHLNNLIEAKKAAGRHKDLDDIEKLTGGE
- a CDS encoding S41 family peptidase, which produces MKKVLFFLLWLQQSWAQSTTPAASGNADSLSVYNRQLSPAEMKQDLQLFLNIRKKANSGLYRYRTTKKIDSIYKWAFREVRQPMPTLEFFKIILQLTDFEGSCHNYTEPHADLVSYLNRQRAFFPFALKYIEGNMIFNSKNAAIPVGSKIVSINGITDKQLMQSFYKYLTADGLTITEKQSGSVNSSYGLRYLYEYGLKDSFTIQYISPGGIQEQTLTVPAISLEERKANLLVRHSAPVDSITDYNVQPKYSFRMINPETGLLNIRIFSMAYDATDPAFPIYARFLDSVFRTLDSGHVPHLVIDVRGNPGGSDPTFEEPMMYLTDSSFKENVLAYTIFDNGIPYEDHFWGISTAVKMDAASKVEGKQMLKDYFPALRGDKNIQNSKYNPVYHPKSPGFKGKLYLLIDEHVASAGSHFASLVKAYARNVTIVGVETVGGYYCHNGHMPLIYELPHSKIKTKFSIVHVIQDAPVKADQPEGRGIIPHHTVWPAFNDFMQNKDTQMEYVLRLIAEDA